TCTGATGTTTTTTGAAGTGCCGTGTTGCTCAGACAGACACACTTCTCTGATGCCAAGCTGGTCTCAATGAGACTCGTAATAGCCAATCGTTGAATATGTAAGGTGTGTTGGGTGGAATTCTCTACTGTACTATTGCAAAGGTGACTGTGAAAGACCAATCTACCTGCGGTATGTAACCAGGTACGTACGTACGTAGTTTCGCCTTCCTGGACatctcaacatcatcatgaGAACAATATGATGACTTGCCctcgctcttctttgccatcaCTCATGACTTCTCGACAATCAATTGGCAGCCACACAGGCGTCTTAGTTGGTCGTGCACCACCATTCCGATGTCATTCCGAGACAAGAGGCGAATCGGGCTTTGAAAATTCTCATATCAAGACGAGAACAGGCAAAGCTGTCAGCCCCGTACCATATTTCTGCACTCTTACGAAAGagagacacacacacacacacagagagagagagggaggaatccattttcttcttcatctcccacAAACACCCCCCCTCCCTGTCGtatttcctcctcgtcacACATATCGACAACAATATGGGCTTTCACAAGTCATCTATGAATATAAAGCTCAAAGACAGCCATGTGCTCACGGCATACTGCGCCCGTCCGACAGGTGAAGCTCGCTACTCGGAGCTAGATCTCAATGAGTTCCTAGGGGTCCGAAAAGGCAAGTCGGAATCTCTTCATCATTCTCCATATTCTATATCCTCTTTGGAAGAGAAAACCCAGGCAGCAATCACTCTTCTGTCCTGACTCTACACTGTGGATTCTGTCTTGAACGGAATTGAAAGCTgggatgaaaagaaaaagagcaagaTTACATGATCCTTCAATCCCCTTCTTTACAGTCTAGTATTGCACCATGTCAACCacgcaaaagaaaaagcaaaaaaaaaacactcaGCATACCTCGTCGCAAAACAATGATTGCCTATCCacccgctctctctctctctcacacactgCATGACAAGTACAACGAGAGACTAATCATACCATTTAACCCTGTTCATTACATAGGCAAATTAAAATGGGGCGGTCACGATTTCACGCAATCCGCGGATAATATTCATCTCGAATGGGAAGGAGAAATCCAGCCACAGAATCCGATTCTCCATGCCAACGTGCAGGTGGATCCTAAGGGAGTCGAGAGCTCGGAGTCGTCGGTGAATTTGGCTGATTGCATCAAGAACGAAGATGGTCAGCTTCGATTTATGGATTGcttttgaagaagaggaattgCGGGCTGTCATTAGATATTTGAGGTAGGATTAAAATGAGGATGATGTTTTTGATATCTACTACTTTTAACACCTATTGTACGGATGAGAGAATCTGCCCGTGAGAGATGTACCCTCTCTGCGTTTGGCAATCTATGGGTGATGCGCAGTAATGACTACAATCCATACACAAGCTTCTTATGACAGGCCTCCGAAACGGGCATGCTCCGATGCCGAGGGTTCCGGTAGAAGCTTTCAATAGGCCCTTGattctgttttttcttttttaaaaaaaaattagatAATTAGATAGAGAGAAAAGCCGAGGAGCGTCGAAAGCGAGACTGCAAGAATGCAATGGGGTAATTTCCGAGTAGGATGAGCGGCATGTCCTTCTCATTCTCTCATATCGGACCAAGCTCTCCTTCCTATGGCACAAATATAAGCCAGAAGCAGCGACACACTCGCTACACATAACTACATCTGAATCCTATCCTCCGCATCCGTCCAACGGCTTATACTTCTTGCCCCGTTGGAAACGCTTGAACAAACATGGATGTCGCATTAGCGCTCCCCCAGAAGCGAGAGCCAGGCAGAAATCTCAATCCTCCAATTCACTCATGTCTTTCCTAGAACGGAATGGCTCCCATATCTCCctccaagaaaaaagagagaaaaagattaCCAGAATATGCCCGAGAACATCGGCTGAATGTCGCGCGATTCAGAGCCAAGATGCGGGCGGgagggggggtgggggggaggaggagaaccaCCAAGACTCGCAGGGCGTGAACGGTCAAACGCTCTTTTTGGAAAGTGCCatataataataaaaaagaagaagaagaagctgaaaCTGGAAATCGAAATGAATTGTAgtaccaaaaaaaacctcaAAAAcgaaaagtgaaaaaaaatgcacagaaaacaaaaatagaTTGATCGCGCAAGAAACTGACTCAAGACTCAAGGCCCCAGTGTGTGGACGTGATGAAATATCGCCTAGAGTCCAGTCAGAAGAGACTGTGGCTCGCCAGAAGATAGATTCCAACGTGGGGGGAACACCCAAATGCCTAGTTGCATTCAAGACGGATCGTACGGCCGGACTAGCGCCCTCGTGCCACTAATGCAAGGCTAGTCGATAGGTGAGACCCTCTTTTCGTCAAAAGAAGCGACAATAGGAAAGGTTAGCGTCTTGGTATCTCTTGGCTGTGACAGGGGACcgcggggaggggaagaaggaagaaatcCATGAGGAAAGTGAGTAACTTGGCTATGGTCTTTTGTTTtaattccttttttttcttggtgaATCAGTTGACTGGACTCGATTCCGAATAGGTTGAGTGTCGTGTCAAGACAATTGAAGAAGCGGGGGCAAGTGATCTTGCAGATGGATGATCATCGGCGCCACTAAAAGGATCATCACCGCTGTTCATTGACGGCAGATTTGGGATACAAAAAGTGAGGACCACGCTAAGGTGGGAAAGGCAGGAGGTTACCGGGAGACAGCCGAACCGACTCCGAGTATCAAATCATTTAGGGAtgggcgaaaaaaaaaaagtcgtcATGCAGGCATCTacctaggtatctaatctattCGAAAATCAAGGAATACAGGTCCAAATTGGTAAAGAACACGCCGGTAAACGAGGTAACGGGATCATGAACCGTATCACTGAAGCGGAAAGTTCATCAAACCGAATCAAATCCATGGCACGTCGAGATGAAACCAATGGGATCGCAGGCGAGGAGAAAGATTCGACAGTGAGGGTGGCGATGATGACCAtagtagagagagagaagagagagagaggagagagagagagagagggaacACCATCAAACATCAAAGCGAATCATTGCCATCTCAAGCCATTTGTCAGACATGCCATAAGCTTTGTCCTAATCGATCCGCCCTCTATCTTGATTCGTGTGAGAATAAGACGAAGAATCAAGGGACAGACTGAAAAGCGATCAAAGGGAGATAAGCTTCCAAGGGGAATAAAGTAAACAGAACGCCCAGATGTGCCACGTGTACAACCGAGGACCTAAGTTCATATACATGTCTTTGGATTTGTGTGGATTCATAAGACTCCCTCCTCTTTCTAGGCCGACTATCAAGAGCCAAGCAGCAATGCTGCGGCAAGCGCCTTGTAGTGAAAACAGAAGTggaaaaaacaacaaaatcaCGATTCAAAGAAATAACGCTAGATCACAGGAGGCAGGATCAGTTCCACCGTGGGCAGTCAGGGGAAAAGACACAAATggaatcaaaagaaaaaaaaagagtaaaGAAATGTGCATTTGTTTCAGTGGCATTGAAAAGCGCCAGGTGAAAcagtcttgtctttttcaaGGCTGGTCTTTCGTTACTTTTCGCCTTAGCCCTGTCTTTCTCAAGTCAAGTCACCCCCGGCGCTTGATGAGGCCTCGAGTAGGACATTCAAAGTCAATCATCGACTGCCAGCGGGGTCTTCAGATCTGATAGACTGAGCGCAACTTCTGAGCCACAGGGCCGGGCAGCTGCATAAGGAACGAGTCAAAGTTGGGTATCATATTTTTGTAGCCTTGCAGGACCTGGATAAACAATTGTCAGATAAAGAGTGAAAAATttttaagaaaaaaaaaaaagaaaaaatttCACGCGGACCACCACGAATTGTTTCAGGCCACAATGGGACATACCTGTTGGAATGAACCTTGAATATCTCGGTACTCTTCCTGGGAGAGTGACTTGGCCGGGAACGATGCAATCGCCTGGAAGTAGTCTCCCAGACAGGCTTCCATGGCCTGGGGATTCTTCATGACCATGTTGTTGAACCCGAGGAAAGCAGAAGCCTTCTCGCGCGTGAAATCGATCTTGCTCATGGACTTCAAGAACGGGCTGGCGAACTCCTGCAGATGCGGTGCGAGCGCGTCAGAACAGCAGAAGCCCAGTCGCCCGAGGGCCATGGCGGCATTCTCATTGACAGAGTCGATGATTTCCTCGTTGTTCATGATAGTCAGAAGGTCCTGGTAGAGCTTGTCGGCATAGGGACTAAGGGCAGCCTTCTCGTTGACTGCAATCTCGCCACAAGACCAACAGGCATTGTTAAGCACGCTGAAACCAGTCGTGCGATCGTCATCCCGGATcagatcaaggtcaagctgCTTGATGAGCACTGGCATAATCGTGGGAACGAAGGGCTCGAGGTGGGGGAAGATGCTGATCGCACAGTCGCCGAGCAAAGCATAGGTGGACTGGCGCACCTCGTAGTTGGGGTCCTGCATACAGAAGACAAGCAGATCGAAAAAGCGAGGTTGTGAGTTGGCAACAAGCTCGCCGCTCTTTTGAGGATCAATCGCTTGGATGATCGCGCTCAGCAGGTCAAGACTGGTCACGAGGAAGTCCTTGTCCGGCTCGTCGATGGCCTGGTTACTTTGCGAGGCGACAAACTCTTCCAGGTTCTGGTAGATGATTTTGGTACATCGCTGGAAGAGATGAGGAGCGAACGGCGCAAAGGCATCGCCATACGCGGCCGCAATGTACCCGAGACACTCAAGAAGTGGGAACAACTCTTGCGACTGATCAGTGACACGGTTGTATCGCTCAATCATTGCGGGCATGAGGATATCCACGAGCTGTGGCTTGGCCAACTCAGTCATGACGCATTCGGCCAGGGTCTGAATACAGTCGTAAAGGATGTACATGTTGCGGTCCTTGTACTTGCCGAAGCACTGGACAAACTGGCGGAGAATAGGCTCGCAGTAAGGGATCAGATTGTCGTCCGACTTCTCCTCCAAGCTAGCAAATGCCGATGCGGCAGCTTCTTGCACCTTCTTATTATTATCGAGCATGCGAGTCAGGATGCCTTCCATCATGGGCTCGAAGTACTGCTGCTTCTCAGCCGGATCTTGCAGGTGCGATGCCCATTCTGAGTAACGACCCAGGCACCAGCAAGTGATCTGTCGCACGACCGGTTGCGCATCGTTAAGCAGAGAGATAAGGTAGGGGACAAGTTCGGGGAGATGAGGAGTCACGGCGTCCATGCAGCCATCCGCAACAGCACCCAGAGTGAGAACAGCCGCCTCTCGATTGGGCCATTGCTCATGTCGAAGGGTCTCCTTGAGGTAAGGCAGGATGATGGTGAAGATCTGGTCATGGTACACGTTTGAAAAGACATCGAGCGCTGCGGCCGAGCACTTGCGCAAGGTCCACTCGCCCTCGGGATCGTCGCCAAACTCAGAATCCTCAATTTCGCCCTCGCTcaagtcatcctcgtcctcctgtTGATTCTGTTGCTGCTGGCCGTTGGCGCCATGTTCTCCGGCCTTGGAAGTGTCCAGGCGAGCGCCCTTGGACTTGGCAAACTGCGGCTTGAGATCTTCGGCAcggtcttcctcgtcggcgtcatcctcatcgcccATGAGGCGGATGACGTCGTCCTCCTCATAGACCATGTTCTGCAGGAGTACCGGAATGACCTTGTGCATGAAAGGGGCCAGAGGTTGCCGGAGACTCTGTTGCTCACCGGCAACGATCCAGAATTCGGCCGCATCAAGCGCAAGCTCTGGATCCTCCTGGTTCTGTTGCTGCATGAGAATGTAGCTCACCAGGCCCTCCATATGCGGAATGAGCTTCTCCGGCGCGAATTCCACCAGCTGCGAGAAGGACTGGCAGACCATCTTGCGCACTTCTGTGTCTTGGTCTCCCGCAAGATTGAAGAGTTGCGACAGGAAGACGTCCAAGGAAGCCACCAAAGCGTGCGGTTGATGCGGCAAGAACACGTGAATGCTGTTCAAGGCGAGAGAGCGGATACGAGGACTGTCGCGCGTAGTGAACTCGAGCAGCTTGGGGATGATGACATCGAGAGGGCGTTGACCAGAGTAGTCCCGGTCGAGGATCTTACGGTTATCCTCGCAAACCTTGAACAGGGCCGCCATCGCGGCCTCCTGAGTAGCAACGGTCACATCACCTGCATCATTACCGACGAGCGCCAGCAGCTCCTGCAGAACCTCGGGCCAGGCAAGGAGACCACCCTTTTGCACCAACTCGGTGATGACACTACCAACGCCGCGTTGGACTTGACGGTCACTGTCGCGGAGGGCAACCAGGGCGGCAGATCGGATGAAGGTGAGACTCTGAGGGGGAATGGTCTTGTAAGCCACAGCGAGCTTGGTCTTCATGTTCATCGTCGCAGCGAATCGGACGACGCCATAAGTGGTAGGGTCAATGCCGGCGGCGGCCACTGCTGAAGGAACCTGGGGCGTGGAAAACAGGTAGGTGATGTAATTGACATAGTCGGGGGAGGAAGTCGCTTGCGCGAGCATCTAGATGAGTTTTCGCAAGCTGGCGTTAGCgatcttgagcttctccgaTATCTGCATCATCAGGGACACCGTCTGGTGGTGATCGACATTACGAAGCACAGAGCAAACGAATGAAGAGCAGCTTCGCCAGGGGATTAGAAGAGGGATTCGGTACATTTTCAGCCTGCTTCCGTAGCTGAGGATCCATGCTGTTCAGCGAGTCCCTGAGGCAGCAGGCTAGCTGCCTCAATGGCTCATCCTGTGGTTGCCAATCCATGTTGAAGCAGCACCGAGTTGTCTGGACGCGGCAACTGTGAAGGTAAAACTGATTGTGGCACAAGAGAGCCCCGCCAAGTATGTGGGAACGGGCCCCCCCCTCTTCGCCGATGGCCCAAAGGCAAAACTTTGGCGGCAAAGGACTTTGATCCAGAGGATTCAGTCCTCACAGCAATCTGAGTGGTCACAAATACTCCAGGTGATCTGACCTGATATCAGGAGAAGAACACCAAGGTCCAGCTTGATGGGATTCTGGAATGAAATTCaatttttaatttttttttttcaaaaaaaaaaagttgaatTTTCACAGAGCGTTTCCCTAGGCCGGCTGAGCGGTCCTATTGGTTGGCTGGAAAGGTGGTTTTGGGCGGCAAAAATAAACGGTGGGGAAGGCGGTCGGCGATCAGGGCGCACTCGGGCTTCAGCGCAATTTATAGAGATGAAGAGCGAGTGATCGTTTCGGCAGAAACGTTGAGGGGCCACAAGTTAAACGGATGAAAATGAATAGTTTGAAGTGTCAAAGAAAGATAAGTCGTGTTGAGAAAGCTATCAGATCGGGTTGAGTGGAGGTTGCAAATGCAGGCAAATGTCCATTTTTACAAAGGCAGCAGGTAAATTAATATAAACATGGAGTCTGAGGTCTTCAAATGCACTCTCCTCCCGTCCCGCGCTGGAATCTTCCAGCTTTATGACAGAACCAGGATTGGAAGTTAAAGGCCCCAAATCTGAGATTACTGCCCGTTGCTGATGAAGCCGTAGACCTCCTCCAGCCTGTGATCCAAGTCCCTTGAGAGACGGCAAGCATGTAGCTTCCACAAGCTTACGAGAGCTCATAGTCTGCAAATTCTGGAATGAAACCTTCCATCATGATTTAAAGCTTGTTGATTAAGCCAAGTTTTCGTGTCTGTAGGAATGGAAACCtcgagatgatgacggcTTGCCCTTGAGGCCTGATGGGAGGTGATCCATTTCCAACTGAATCCATTGCAGTTTGCGAGGTGCTGCCGTGCATCGGTGCGGATAGTGAAAGAGCAATTCCCGATCTGAATGGAAGAGGTAGGATACTTTTGAATAAGCTGGGTTTGAGGAGTATATAAATGGTACAAATGGATGTCAAGCACCGCCGTCCCTTCCTGCACAGAGTCCTCGCATAGGAAGCTCATCGTCAGACTTGAAGTTGTATCCTCTAGGATTACCGGAAGAATGCGGAAGCTACCAGGTAATATACCGACTTCTCTTTATTCGTGGTAGCATCAAGGAGCAGATCAGAGAAACTAGATGCCCGGTTCAGCCCAATGCGTAGCTCATCTAGGTAGGCCTAGGGCGTCATGACGCCCGGACGCGCCGGATGATTCGACGGGCGGGTGTCGATCAAGTCTCACTTCCGTTTCACTTCTCTCTCAATACACACTTTCATATAGAACCCCACGCGCAGAGGGTCTCATCAATTCGTGACTTCATTATTAATATGTATTCACAGGCCCTAATCACTTCAATATGTGCTCCGGAAAGATAAATAAAGTCGACACACCGAACCTTCTCAGGCCCAAACCATCTTTTTAATATCATATACCAGATGTTCCAGAAGACCAGTCCGTTTCTTGGCTTCCTCCAACGAAATAATGTCCGATTGCTCGACGACTGATGCAGCGTCCTTATTCTGGCCATCCCCGGTCATCATGGCCCGTTCAATCTCCAAACAGATGGATCGTACCCGGTCGAGCTCACGCACGTTCACAGTCCCGGAGGTAGAACCCAGACGTGGATTAGTCGAGACAGCCTTTGCAGGTAGGGACTTGAACGCAACGAAGCGAGATGAGGAACGCTTGGTCCCGCGGATCCAGGAGATGAGATCCCATTCGTTATTCGCGGATGCTTCGAGCATAGCGGGTTGGACGTTGGATTGTAAAGAGCGAGTGTTGACGCGTAGGGCGTTTTCCTCGCCGTCCCGGTAGATGATGACCAAGCCGACGTTGCTTCGTTCGTCGGACTGACTGTCGGTCAAGATGGAGGTGATGTATGTACCGTAATGAATGTGCGAAATGGAACGGAGGTCGATGCGCGCGAAAGAGAGTACCTTGTCGGTCTCCCAGTCGAAGCGGCAGCTGTAGACCGCCGCGTccgtgagaagaaggacggACTCTTCAAATGGAAGTGTGCGTAAAGTGTTTGGTTGCCGAGGGGTCAGCATCGTCCACCCTCCGAGGAATTCTTCTGACGGACTGCTGATGACAATCTTGCAACTGGTGTCAATCGCATTTTGTCGAATCTTCTCAACGGAGATACCTGGATCGGTGGTCTGAAGTTCCACGGCAAATTCCTCGAAGACATGCGTGGACACGTTGCCAAGAAGGTAGTCAATGCAAGCTTGGGAGAAATAGTCATTGACAATGTTGTTGTAGTATCGTGAGAGGGTGAGACCGAAATCGTTGAGAGCGCCCCGATAGTCACGTTTCCGTGTGCGGGTATAGTCGCCTTTCAGTGCAGCGGTAGACGAATACTGCTTAGAGATGGCGTCACCGTTGTCAGCCCACAGAGTATTGAACCACTGGGTAGATGAATCTCCACCCAAATCAATGCTGAGACCTTCGGTTTGTAGCTGCTGCTCCAGTGCCCATTGGCCAAACGCACACTGAGCAACACCCGTCCGATCAAGACAGTCCATACAATTGGTCCGTATGATGCCATTCTGCGTGCGAGTCAGGGAGCCATCTTTGACAGTGGCATATCCAAATTGTTCCAAAGTATTCTTGACACGATCGACCAAACGCGAGACATTCTCGAATTTCATGCCTCGGCACTCATTGTGGAAATCAAACCACTCGAGCTGGAGTGGCTCTCCTTCGATGCCACCGGAGTCATTCAAAGCCTTGGTGTACTGTTCATATTGTTCTCCAAGTTTCAGCTCACCAGCGTGTTTGTCAATCAGAGACACCGCCTGAACCTTACCATACCGACGTCTCATCTCACGGAAGTGTCTGCCAAAGGCAAGATGATTGACCTCGGCTGAATGGTGCATGATTGGCACTGGTTTGAAAGAATAGGGAGACTGTGAAAAGTACAGCGGAATAGAGCCTCGGACTTGCAAGAACGAATGGACATTGCGAGATGAATTCCAGTCTGGGTCTGAGAGAATCTGTTCTGTCTCAACAGTGTTCGCGGTGTTGCCCTCATCGTCAACCCCGCGACGGAGGTAACGAAGGCCGGGTCGATTGACGGAGCGACGCGAAATGAGAGTGAGAAGGTATTCATGCTGAACCGCGTCCTGGATCTCTTGGTCCTCACCAACCACCTTAGCCTCGACGGTCTTCACTTGTGTTGATTCTGTGGAAGATGGCTTGCTCGCGGCAGCTGCCACGGTAAATTGTCGCTGTCCGACAAAACCTTGCACCAGGGGCAGAACAAATGCGTGAACGCCATTGTCGATCAAATCATCCATGAGATGCCTGTTCCAAAAATACTACAATCGAAAATGAACGGGCGTTAGATAACGAGAGCTTGAGTTTGAGGTGACCTTATCAGATCTTCCCTAGAGGACGTACCAAGGGGTCCACTTTCTTGTGAAGCGGTTGATGCGCGTTGCGCAACTCCTGACTGCCAAAAGGTCTGGTCAAGTCATAGTCgtatgagaagaaaaaattaCGAGACGCGAAAAGCACTTTTGTCCAGCGGAGGAGTTTCGGCAAAAGCTGTGCAGCTTGTTCAGCTGCCGGACGACCAACCTCACCCGTGACTGTCATCGCGGCATCAACCTCAGCCTCAGCATTTCTCTCAACTGCTTCGGGAATCGCCGCCTCCGCGGTCTCTGTAGCGTCATCCTTCGCACCAGTATCATCGAATGACCCACTCGGCGACTTCTCACGGGGAGGCTCGAGGGGTTCCCGGTCTGGTCCACTGGCTCGCGCCAAGCCAAGAGTCTTGCGCGACAACCAATTCGCCGCGAAGCTACCGAAGCGTACCTTCTTTCCAATAACCTCTTCGGCGATGCTGCCGACGCTCATTCCACGCTGATGAGGTGTTTCGCGAACGGGTGATGAAGGTATACTACCGATATCCGTCTCTGCTCCATCGGCCATCCGCTCGgtgtcttcctcttcagatTCCGTGTCTAGGTCCGGGCTACTTTGCAAGGCCTCTTTGCGGGCGTGCTCAATCGCACGGGCggcatcttccttggtggAAACGGGGATAATAGCAACATTGGTCACTGCGTAAACGGGATGTCCCCGGATCTGCGCAACCTGTTGGCGCTGGGTGATcgagacaagaaaagagtAGGATGCGACGGACAGCAAGCCTGTTGGCGCAAAACAATTGAATTCATGTCAGGGCCATCCAAGTCATTATGcgttgcccccccccctccaagccCCGCCAAGTGGAGGATTCACTCACCCACAAGGCCATATGCTTCAAGCGTATCCTGTCCTTCGGATGCGTCCGATGAAGCAGGGACAGCAGTaattctttttgtcttgtAGTCAATCTTGATCGAAGATGCCTCGTTACTGTTCCCGCTATTGTTGTGTCGTAGGCCATTAGCGCCAGTCCCATGTAGGATCAGCCCGTCAACTGCGGCGACAATCACTAGTTTGCGCAAAGGGCCTGGCATCTTGTTCAATGTGGCCGACCACTGAGACGTCGCGAATGGGTAGTCTCGAGTGCAAAGAAGCCTTTTTCCCCCGATCGTGTAATAGGCAAGATAGTAATGGTCGCAGAAGCGACACTTCGAGACGGTTGCCGGGTAGATGatcataaaaaaaaaacaggacGGAGCATCGCAGCTGACCCACGCAATACATCATCGGGGAGGGAGGGCCCCACTCACGAGGCTCCTCTTTGGCCATCACGCGAACGGGTGCAGGTCACTCCCTTTCACTCCCCCGACGGCGCTCTCGTGTCTCGAATAGCTTGCCATCACTGCCGTCGTCACTCTCTTTCTTACGGTACATGAAATGCGATCTTCTTCGTAGTCTTGTCTCggaaacgaaaaaaaaatcaaaagtgTCAGTCCGATGGATATCAAGGTTGGTACAATATATACAGTGATGTTTCTCCAGCCAGTGCACAAAACTAAAGGCAAcgcaaaaaagcaaaagaatcGAGCCATTTCAAGAACCCAAGAGTCATAGTCAATCGTATCATACGAGCATGTCCGGTGCGTGGGTATGCGGGGAATGCTCGTAAGCCCAATACCAGCATTCTGAGGGCAGTGGTACAAGTACAAAAGGTTCTCCACAAAGGTGAAGACACCAAGAGACAACAGTTGCTGGTTTCGGGTGGGTGTGATTTTCGAAGAAGTTTAGATTGGCCAAAGAGGGCGGCAAGAGACCGGATGTGAAAGCAATGCCAACAACTGAAGTCGTAAAATGCGCCAGGATCTTCCGTGCGtgtgtattttttttcttggctggATCGTCTCCAGTCACCCTGGGTAAGGCTAGACAGGGACATCGTGCTTCGTCTGTAATGAAGTGCGACTCCTCCTTTCACTTCGTGGATAAGTTGGACCCGGCTCCCCGTCACTGTCGACAAGATCGTTCATACCAATACCGTGGCTATTTTCCGCGTCGTACGAATGAATAAGCCCCTCGCGGTCGCTATGGCCATTCATGAAAGCAATGCTGATGGAGCTTCGGCGAGACTGCATAGATCGTCGAGTTTGGAAGCCGGAGATTGCGTCAGTGGGCACGCCCTCATCGTCATATTTATCGTGAGCTAAATTCCGGCCATCGGGATCGTGGCGGGAAAGGTTGAGTAGGTAGACTCCCGTGAAGATAATGAGGAATCCACACAGGAGGGAGATCGTGTTGACCGCGTCGGTAGTATTGAATCCTTGGAAGAGAATGAATGAAGCACAGAGCGTCGCCGTTGTAAAGGTCACGTAATAGAGAGGATTCACACTAGCAGGAGATGATGGTCAGTCGTCAACTGTCCATTGGTTTTGGTTTGGGGGCCTGCTTCTCCGAAAGGGTTTTTCTCACATTGAAGTCGAGAAGGCGTTGAGCGCCTTGTTGATATAGTTCATCTGCGTCAAGATGCAAAAAGCCGTCACGATGGCAAAGACGTAGGTAGATGCATGCGTAAATTGATTATTGCCACCGAGGGTCAGTTTCACCGCGATACCGAATGCCTTGACCGACATGACCGAGATCGAGCCGACAGTGGAGCAGatcgagatgaagatgagagggtttttctttccGTATACTGGCGCGACGCGGTAGATCATGACCGTAGAGAAGATCGCCACGGCAAGGCAGTAGAATAGGAACCCTAGAGACAGTATAAGCGACGTCGACCACAGGAGAACGAGTGATGAAAGGCGGACCTGGTTTGACAGCGTATGCCAGAATTTCGTCAATTCGCTCCACCGGCTTGTCTGGGGGCGCGTGGAGCACAATGACAACAGAACCGAGGAGGCATAATGCGCAACCCAATTTACCCAGTGTCCCCAACCGCTCCTTCAGAAAATAGGATCCTAGCACCGCACTTCACGCTGTTAGTCTCGATCTGCAACCAAAGCGGGCGTGAAAAGAATCGGGTGGCAGAGGCTCCTACCCGATGAGCACACTGAGTGCGCCTAGGGGTGTGACGAGGATCGCGGGCGCAAATGCATAGGCGGCAAAATTCGCGACCTCTCCAATGGCCACTAGAAACTGATCGTTAGCTCTGTCCTGTGAAAGAATAAGTGTTGGTGGAGGGAACCCCGTACAGGTGACCACGCCTCCCCACCAGATTGGACTCTTCAGGTACGAAAA
This genomic window from Penicillium oxalicum strain HP7-1 chromosome III, whole genome shotgun sequence contains:
- a CDS encoding putative magnesium transporter NIPA5, with translation MAIGTSFVITKKGLQHANRQHGFEGEGFSYLKSPIWWGGVVTLAIGEVANFAAYAFAPAILVTPLGALSVLIGAVLGSYFLKERLGTLGKLGCALCLLGSVVIVLHAPPDKPVERIDEILAYAVKPGFLFYCLAVAIFSTVMIYRVAPVYGKKNPLIFISICSTVGSISVMSVKAFGIAVKLTLGGNNQFTHASTYVFAIVTAFCILTQMNYINKALNAFSTSIVNPLYYVTFTTATLCASFILFQGFNTTDAVNTISLLCGFLIIFTGVYLLNLSRHDPDGRNLAHDKYDDEGVPTDAISGFQTRRSMQSRRSSISIAFMNGHSDREGLIHSYDAENSHGIGMNDLVDSDGEPGPTYPRSERRSRTSLQTKHDVPV